In Proteus vulgaris, one DNA window encodes the following:
- a CDS encoding IpaD/SipD/SspD family type III secretion system needle tip protein has translation MHKVIYQGGANTHFDSYSTLKINDISGSKRHYSEKEVCELLEKIQQEYKDIYIDKGLNSKENISINSQESSLILKRKYDKNCFNNKKIIQEVNKISSIIEKAPPSGKSTTDSLHDLFNEVKQSIVVGKHDYLDILKSIFSNYMDYVKELREAISSLSQYTKAGKKDGYIAINYVKFYEGLNSVVKKYKSMREKDSFFYNRMLFSYLGDGKYHRQFNNNEIFYKNKNQVETSIKSVEKILKGIKGINITLSHFPVKLDKNALVERETSPPIKTEKLEKDKKEYPLNKEMNQRALLLPDNCDIDIECLCSIDFSDIDKLIDLFEPYLASLGVLSETKLKEKRESLVKDRALEVNRRAEIIKSKDHKGFIIPLIDIDEEMGKIIEENDNKIKNSNIYHDKLQTEFDLFKKSLDSVEKRINANMDELSKKFSSANSNYDNFIKIISSTMNTLLEMAKGFLRY, from the coding sequence ATGCATAAAGTTATTTATCAAGGGGGTGCTAATACACATTTTGATAGTTATTCTACTTTAAAAATCAATGATATCAGTGGATCTAAGCGTCACTATTCTGAAAAAGAAGTTTGTGAATTATTAGAAAAGATACAGCAAGAATATAAAGATATCTATATTGATAAAGGGTTAAATAGTAAAGAAAATATAAGTATTAACTCTCAAGAATCATCTCTTATTTTAAAGAGGAAATATGATAAAAATTGTTTTAATAATAAAAAAATAATTCAAGAGGTTAATAAGATATCGTCGATAATAGAAAAAGCCCCTCCATCGGGCAAATCAACGACAGATTCACTGCACGATCTCTTTAATGAAGTTAAACAATCTATCGTAGTGGGTAAACATGACTATTTAGATATATTGAAATCTATTTTCTCTAATTATATGGACTATGTTAAAGAGTTACGAGAAGCCATTTCTTCATTAAGTCAATATACAAAAGCAGGAAAAAAAGATGGATACATTGCGATTAATTATGTGAAATTCTATGAAGGATTAAATTCTGTTGTAAAAAAATATAAAAGCATGAGGGAGAAAGATTCTTTTTTCTATAATAGAATGCTATTTTCTTATTTAGGTGATGGAAAATATCACCGTCAATTTAATAATAATGAAATTTTTTACAAAAATAAAAATCAAGTAGAAACTTCAATTAAATCAGTGGAGAAGATTTTAAAAGGAATAAAAGGTATTAATATTACACTATCACATTTTCCTGTGAAATTAGATAAAAATGCATTAGTTGAAAGGGAGACGTCTCCTCCTATTAAAACTGAAAAGTTGGAGAAAGACAAAAAAGAATATCCATTAAATAAAGAGATGAATCAAAGGGCGCTATTACTGCCTGATAATTGTGATATTGACATAGAGTGTCTGTGTTCAATTGATTTTTCTGATATTGATAAATTGATAGATCTTTTTGAACCTTATCTTGCTTCACTGGGGGTTTTATCAGAGACAAAATTAAAAGAGAAAAGAGAGTCATTGGTAAAAGATCGAGCACTTGAAGTAAATCGAAGAGCAGAAATAATAAAATCTAAAGATCATAAAGGATTTATAATACCGTTGATTGATATTGATGAAGAGATGGGAAAAATTATTGAGGAAAATGATAATAAAATAAAAAATAGCAATATATATCATGATAAATTGCAAACTGAATTTGATTTATTTAAAAAGTCATTAGATTCTGTAGAGAAAAGAATTAATGCGAATATGGATGAACTCTCTAAAAAGTTTAGTTCAGCAAATAGTAATTATGATAATTTTATCAAAATAATCAGTAGTACCATGAATACTCTACTTGAAATGGCAAAAGGATTTTTACGATATTAA
- a CDS encoding type III secretion protein — protein MATPSISPSNENRINTNYQNEDVNLNIDEVKIEYNRSESSLTNKLKILIENAKKDINKTIPVLSEPEIKKPNIKILLDELDVNLPIDKNKIIKNTGQFNFISDEMMNLINLIVKYLEAMIKKFEASRELGATLMTVELNMADQMKDNLNKKASIMLTAAISSAAVSMTIHGLGAFTSIKGMGKELIGHSNPMMVKGTLITATADPLARIADQSLQINAIKIDGKQKVLEARSSTTNHVINNNNELQREVAEIIKALLQAIEAIIHANQDAASSIGSNVRG, from the coding sequence ATGGCAACGCCAAGCATTAGTCCATCAAATGAAAATAGAATTAATACTAACTATCAAAATGAAGATGTTAATTTAAATATTGATGAGGTAAAAATAGAATATAATAGATCGGAAAGTAGCCTCACTAATAAATTGAAAATTTTAATTGAAAATGCCAAAAAAGATATTAATAAAACTATTCCTGTTTTATCTGAACCTGAAATTAAGAAACCTAATATAAAAATATTATTAGATGAGTTGGATGTTAATCTTCCTATAGATAAAAATAAAATTATAAAAAATACGGGACAATTTAATTTTATTTCAGATGAAATGATGAATTTAATTAACCTCATTGTTAAATATTTAGAGGCAATGATAAAGAAATTTGAAGCATCAAGAGAATTAGGGGCAACTTTGATGACGGTTGAACTCAATATGGCAGATCAGATGAAGGATAACCTTAATAAAAAAGCCAGTATTATGCTAACTGCGGCAATTAGCAGTGCAGCTGTGTCAATGACGATCCATGGTTTAGGCGCCTTTACTTCCATTAAAGGTATGGGGAAAGAGCTCATTGGTCACTCTAATCCGATGATGGTGAAAGGGACATTAATAACGGCGACTGCCGATCCTTTAGCGCGTATTGCGGATCAATCATTACAAATTAATGCGATCAAAATTGATGGCAAACAAAAAGTATTAGAGGCTCGCAGTAGTACAACCAATCATGTTATTAATAATAATAATGAGCTCCAGCGTGAAGTCGCTGAAATTATCAAAGCATTATTACAAGCGATTGAAGCTATTATTCACGCAAATCAAGATGCCGCTTCTTCTATTGGCTCCAATGTAAGAGGATAA
- the sctE gene encoding type III secretion system translocon subunit SctE has translation MSEIYKTNRSDNMINSIPLPSMEVEKVTKGSTQQAQRINASSEHIVSLQLKGKDDQTLAPILRLPVESKRITQRIDFENESQFKTKSFSTQKTKTGIDEHNNNKGEIDQNRQVFSHVEEKKDNIQVNKKNDYDENKETQFAGKNVSHSPSFISAPSESKKSNKDYDFLFLQLSYQNIIHQNVLDRIKDPDKLEYYMDKLDRLSKGINGLRDDFRKILNEIKNNKDALVDYWMEFFNQIKNNNFKTEEDVYNFLKNKNIPKSLINELLSDNIKSKSDMESLLKKTFPFLNLPNDISNISLDDLDKLYNQLFHFFEDAFKYMPDVSLSEDKINKITSHTDELKALINKKENESIKTKLEKAKEVYRELTVSQSALELEIMSDTLSGMALLTFLLAKTRELTLKVMLQRSEGEQKLFDEMQDVTEKSLKDKIEDQKAQIKKQEEIQFWAGIGLKILGGLLTLVAGIASVFTAGASMALMGIAVALFVADVALTVADEVYQAVNNKSFMDEIMGPISEAVMSAIDSIVDFLADALNSTLDVLKNIGLEKIVNELKAAIQDKIKIALKILITTALFVAAIGLSFIVGSAANAISGVAKKIVNQQMRDTLKKVLHDSLEAMLGKMIKEIIIETFEKVMEKINKLLAKEISDKALTMLNRTVVVSKLVNSTAINAVNIYSTTISTKILQSIADSKKIEAILDLIQKLMDKIMESYHENIDAITEILKNMSQQSSISNKAKSDMIRNMSF, from the coding sequence ATGAGTGAAATATATAAAACTAATAGATCTGATAATATGATTAATTCTATTCCACTTCCTTCAATGGAAGTGGAAAAGGTGACTAAAGGATCAACCCAACAAGCACAACGAATTAACGCGTCGAGTGAGCATATTGTCTCTTTACAACTTAAAGGTAAAGATGATCAAACGTTAGCACCGATTCTTAGACTACCTGTTGAAAGTAAAAGAATAACTCAACGAATTGATTTCGAAAATGAATCTCAATTTAAAACAAAATCATTTTCTACTCAAAAAACAAAAACAGGTATTGACGAACATAACAATAATAAAGGTGAAATTGATCAAAATAGACAGGTTTTTTCACATGTAGAAGAAAAAAAAGATAATATTCAAGTCAATAAAAAGAATGACTATGATGAAAATAAGGAGACTCAATTCGCTGGAAAAAATGTTTCACACTCTCCTTCTTTTATTTCTGCACCTTCAGAAAGTAAAAAATCAAATAAAGATTATGATTTTTTATTTTTACAACTCTCATATCAAAATATTATTCATCAAAATGTATTAGATAGGATTAAAGATCCCGATAAACTTGAATATTATATGGATAAGCTAGATAGATTATCCAAAGGTATTAATGGATTAAGGGATGATTTTCGAAAAATATTAAATGAAATTAAAAACAATAAAGATGCTCTTGTTGATTATTGGATGGAATTTTTTAATCAAATAAAAAACAATAATTTTAAAACAGAAGAAGATGTTTATAATTTTTTAAAGAATAAAAATATTCCTAAATCACTTATTAACGAATTATTATCAGATAATATTAAATCAAAATCAGATATGGAAAGTTTACTTAAAAAAACTTTTCCATTCTTAAATCTACCTAATGATATTTCTAATATTTCATTGGATGATCTAGATAAATTATACAATCAGTTATTTCATTTTTTTGAAGATGCTTTTAAATACATGCCTGATGTTTCACTCAGTGAAGATAAAATAAATAAAATAACGTCTCATACTGATGAATTAAAAGCATTAATTAATAAAAAAGAAAATGAATCAATAAAAACAAAGCTTGAGAAAGCAAAAGAGGTTTATCGTGAATTAACCGTATCTCAAAGTGCATTAGAGCTTGAGATTATGTCTGACACATTGTCAGGTATGGCGCTACTGACTTTTCTATTAGCAAAAACAAGAGAGCTAACATTGAAAGTCATGCTACAACGCTCTGAAGGCGAGCAAAAGCTATTTGATGAAATGCAGGACGTGACCGAAAAATCATTAAAAGATAAAATAGAAGATCAAAAAGCACAAATAAAAAAACAAGAAGAAATTCAATTTTGGGCAGGTATTGGTTTAAAAATATTAGGTGGATTACTGACTTTAGTTGCTGGGATTGCTTCTGTTTTTACAGCAGGCGCTTCGATGGCGCTAATGGGAATTGCAGTTGCACTATTTGTTGCTGATGTGGCTTTAACGGTTGCTGATGAGGTTTATCAAGCGGTAAACAACAAATCCTTTATGGATGAAATAATGGGGCCCATTTCAGAAGCCGTAATGAGCGCAATAGATAGCATTGTTGATTTTCTCGCTGATGCGCTTAACTCTACATTAGACGTATTAAAAAATATTGGCTTAGAAAAAATAGTCAATGAATTAAAAGCCGCGATACAAGATAAAATAAAAATCGCATTAAAGATTTTAATCACTACCGCGTTATTTGTTGCCGCAATTGGATTAAGTTTTATTGTTGGTTCTGCTGCTAATGCAATATCTGGAGTTGCAAAGAAAATAGTGAACCAACAGATGCGAGATACGCTAAAAAAAGTATTGCATGATTCTCTAGAAGCAATGTTAGGTAAGATGATCAAAGAAATTATTATCGAAACTTTTGAAAAAGTGATGGAGAAAATTAATAAGCTACTAGCTAAAGAAATATCTGATAAAGCATTGACTATGCTAAATAGAACCGTCGTTGTTTCTAAATTAGTGAATTCAACAGCAATAAATGCCGTTAATATTTACAGCACAACCATCTCGACAAAAATATTACAATCAATCGCAGATAGTAAAAAAATAGAGGCAATATTAGATCTTATTCAAAAATTAATGGATAAGATTATGGAAAGTTATCATGAAAATATTGATGCCATTACTGAGATATTAAAAAATATGAGTCAGCAATCTTCAATAAGTAATAAAGCAAAATCAGATATGATAAGAAATATGTCTTTCTAA
- a CDS encoding SycD/LcrH family type III secretion system chaperone, translated as MSLHEKMSKKELDQLANYIVSIVQNGTSIKDEGAIPEGFMEGIYSFAYDFYQKGKLDEAEAIFKFLCLYDFYNVDYIMGLAAVKQLKRQYQPAIDFYALAYLNANKDYRPVFYAGQCNLSLGDKEKAKYCFDQVSKNINDESIKERALIYLESLKDVPLIILDENKEEQHE; from the coding sequence ATGTCATTACATGAAAAAATGTCAAAAAAAGAACTTGATCAATTAGCAAACTATATTGTTTCCATTGTTCAAAATGGAACATCAATCAAGGATGAAGGTGCTATTCCAGAAGGATTTATGGAAGGAATTTATTCATTTGCTTATGACTTCTACCAGAAAGGAAAACTGGATGAAGCTGAGGCTATTTTCAAATTTTTATGCCTCTATGATTTCTATAATGTCGATTACATTATGGGATTAGCCGCAGTTAAACAACTAAAAAGACAATATCAACCTGCTATTGATTTTTATGCACTTGCTTATTTAAATGCTAACAAAGATTATCGACCTGTTTTTTATGCTGGACAATGTAATTTATCTTTAGGTGATAAAGAAAAAGCAAAATATTGTTTTGATCAGGTTTCAAAAAACATTAATGATGAATCAATAAAAGAAAGAGCATTAATCTATTTAGAATCATTAAAAGATGTTCCTCTTATCATTCTTGATGAAAATAAGGAAGAACAACATGAGTGA
- a CDS encoding EscU/YscU/HrcU family type III secretion system export apparatus switch protein, whose amino-acid sequence MAEKTEKPTQKKLDDSAKKGQSFKSKELTSGLVYLIGVIYLFHQVNLDEFSRFYQSLLLNPMNITLKSYTGVIYRLFFDIVLPILLVTFLSGAIPSLFSSRFKLATEAIKIDINHINPISGFKKIFSIRTIKDLLKTLLFIVIFLITCYVFIILHSTEIFILYRSNLNVIIDKWCSLVVNFVFVFFILSIPILILNIIADFFIFMKDMMMEKHEVKQEYKNMEGDPEIKSTRRQFHQELLDEPMKKVIRDSSAVIVNPTHVAVGIYFDPDNGIMPLVSLGCINDKALAVKAYAKKVGTPVVRYPELARKIYHKYHLFDVMIDQDLLDVMDILIWLKRIENEGLLREEMDYTNY is encoded by the coding sequence ATGGCTGAAAAAACAGAAAAGCCCACCCAGAAAAAACTCGATGACTCTGCAAAAAAAGGGCAAAGTTTTAAGAGTAAAGAGCTGACATCAGGGCTTGTCTATCTTATTGGTGTTATATATTTATTTCATCAAGTAAATTTAGATGAATTTAGTCGCTTTTATCAATCATTGTTACTCAATCCAATGAATATTACATTAAAGAGCTATACAGGTGTTATCTATCGACTCTTTTTTGATATTGTTTTACCCATCTTACTGGTAACTTTTTTATCTGGTGCGATCCCTTCTTTATTTAGTTCACGATTTAAGCTTGCGACTGAAGCCATTAAAATTGATATTAATCATATTAATCCAATATCCGGATTTAAAAAAATATTTAGCATAAGAACAATAAAAGATCTTTTAAAAACATTATTATTTATAGTTATATTTTTAATTACTTGTTATGTTTTTATTATTTTACATAGTACGGAAATATTTATATTATACCGCTCGAATTTAAATGTTATTATTGATAAATGGTGTTCACTCGTCGTTAATTTTGTATTTGTATTTTTTATTCTTTCAATACCTATTCTTATTTTAAATATTATTGCTGATTTCTTTATCTTCATGAAAGATATGATGATGGAAAAACATGAAGTTAAACAAGAATATAAGAATATGGAAGGTGATCCTGAAATAAAATCAACTCGACGGCAGTTCCATCAGGAATTACTTGATGAACCCATGAAAAAAGTGATCCGGGATTCATCTGCCGTTATTGTCAATCCAACCCATGTGGCGGTTGGTATCTATTTTGATCCTGATAATGGAATTATGCCTTTAGTTTCACTAGGTTGCATCAATGATAAAGCATTGGCAGTGAAAGCTTATGCTAAAAAAGTGGGAACACCTGTTGTTCGTTATCCTGAGCTGGCGAGAAAAATTTATCATAAATATCATTTATTTGATGTAATGATAGATCAAGATTTATTAGATGTTATGGATATTCTTATTTGGCTTAAGAGAATAGAAAATGAAGGATTATTAAGAGAAGAGATGGATTATACAAATTATTGA
- the sctT gene encoding type III secretion system export apparatus subunit SctT has protein sequence MLILLGYIQAYLVDLFLLVARLFPIFLFIPFLNSRILNSQLLKYIIIFYIAMGIRPSIIITDEIRNIWEIILLSELLLGVLIGLLFATPFWIASAFGEFVDNQRGASIGDTINPTTGIESSEFASLTGLFCAAYFLSIGGLTLLMSTIKDSYDVFPIGYFNKEIGYSFIGHWLNNMVRTALVLVSPVLIIMFLSEVALGVYSLFCPQLNAFSLSLCIKGIIAFISLLLFFTSAMTTELYEFFNNRYFYTIFMSIYHG, from the coding sequence ATGTTAATACTGCTAGGGTATATACAGGCTTATTTAGTTGATCTTTTTTTACTTGTTGCAAGATTATTTCCTATCTTTCTTTTTATTCCTTTTTTAAACAGTCGTATTCTTAATAGCCAATTATTAAAATATATCATTATTTTTTATATCGCTATGGGAATTAGACCCAGCATTATTATTACAGATGAAATAAGAAATATATGGGAAATAATATTATTAAGTGAATTACTTCTTGGCGTTTTAATTGGGCTTCTTTTTGCCACTCCATTTTGGATTGCGTCTGCATTTGGCGAATTTGTTGATAACCAACGGGGTGCTAGTATTGGGGATACTATCAATCCAACTACGGGAATTGAGTCTTCTGAATTTGCTTCATTAACGGGTTTATTTTGTGCTGCCTATTTTTTATCGATAGGTGGCCTAACCTTATTGATGAGTACGATAAAAGATAGCTATGATGTATTTCCTATTGGCTATTTTAACAAAGAAATTGGTTATTCTTTCATTGGGCACTGGCTAAATAATATGGTTCGTACTGCACTTGTTTTGGTTTCACCTGTACTGATTATTATGTTTTTGAGCGAAGTGGCATTGGGGGTTTATTCTTTATTTTGTCCTCAGCTAAATGCATTTTCACTATCATTATGTATAAAAGGAATTATTGCCTTTATATCATTACTGCTTTTCTTTACTTCGGCGATGACCACAGAGCTTTATGAATTTTTTAATAATAGATACTTTTATACGATTTTTATGAGTATTTATCATGGCTGA
- the sctS gene encoding type III secretion system export apparatus subunit SctS — MDMVYAANKAVYLVILLSAGPIAIATFIGLAIGLLQTITQIQEQTLPFGVKLVGVFVCLLVTMGWMGDKILVYAKEMMTLGFAG; from the coding sequence ATGGATATGGTTTATGCGGCAAATAAAGCCGTTTATTTAGTGATATTACTTTCAGCAGGACCTATTGCCATTGCGACATTCATTGGATTGGCGATTGGTTTATTACAGACCATTACACAAATACAAGAACAGACATTGCCTTTTGGTGTAAAACTTGTTGGTGTTTTTGTTTGCTTATTAGTCACTATGGGGTGGATGGGTGATAAAATATTAGTGTATGCAAAAGAGATGATGACGCTAGGATTTGCAGGATAA
- a CDS encoding EscR/YscR/HrcR family type III secretion system export apparatus protein, whose protein sequence is MESSTTLILTLALATLAPFIIAAGTCYLKFSIVLVMTRNALGVQQVPSNMALNAIALMMALFVMTPIAKNTYQYLIENPVDITSPDSFERFSDDALEEYKQYLYKYSDPELLDFFEQAQGNRPDSYGEKENIEKSLLSLLPAYALSEIKSAFIIGFYLYLPFIVIDLVVSCILLALGMMMMSPVTLSVPLKLILFIAMDGWTLLAKGLINQYLELMAVR, encoded by the coding sequence ATGGAAAGCTCAACAACGCTCATTTTAACGTTAGCACTAGCAACATTAGCTCCTTTTATTATTGCTGCTGGAACCTGCTACTTAAAATTTTCTATCGTACTTGTTATGACTCGTAATGCTTTAGGTGTTCAACAAGTACCTTCTAATATGGCACTCAATGCGATTGCATTAATGATGGCTTTGTTTGTTATGACACCAATAGCAAAAAATACCTATCAATATCTTATTGAAAATCCGGTTGATATAACCTCTCCCGATTCTTTTGAGCGATTTTCTGATGATGCATTAGAGGAATATAAACAATATTTGTACAAATATTCTGATCCTGAATTATTAGATTTTTTTGAACAAGCACAAGGCAATCGACCTGATAGCTATGGCGAGAAAGAAAATATAGAAAAATCGTTGTTATCACTACTTCCCGCATATGCATTAAGTGAAATAAAGTCTGCTTTTATTATTGGTTTTTATCTTTATCTACCTTTTATTGTTATTGATTTAGTTGTTTCTTGTATTTTATTAGCGTTGGGGATGATGATGATGAGCCCAGTCACATTATCAGTGCCATTAAAATTAATTTTATTTATCGCTATGGATGGTTGGACTCTATTAGCTAAAGGACTAATTAATCAATATCTTGAACTCATGGCGGTAAGGTAA
- a CDS encoding FliM/FliN family flagellar motor switch protein, with amino-acid sequence MILSDVKESISQDQNSNSMRILSSLYEAQFPIASAYYFKIKGKNTLGLFTGLVAVNQAMDNLYAEKKIDWETVPEAYLRVLFSQKCSQLLFPFSKEEMSVTVDNICLGEQKKVSYPFVNTSIGDVFICSFEGHYEWMLSSKNEINAIAQFQLGNSKMSVSLLKTLSLGDILLIDSIDSSLIIGEKKWMSYQWQEGENTVVLEEELLNNEVEKEALIDDIDTNIATQDNRDLKSIGTIPITLSFLLESKVLPIEEIEKLAIGQQIILSDNASRHITLVVNGVAIAQGELIKVGERLAVEIQRSHLLQD; translated from the coding sequence ATGATCTTATCAGATGTTAAAGAGAGTATTAGTCAGGATCAAAATAGCAATTCAATGAGAATTCTATCTTCTTTATACGAAGCGCAATTTCCTATCGCATCTGCTTATTATTTTAAAATAAAAGGGAAGAATACATTAGGTTTATTTACAGGGCTTGTTGCCGTTAACCAAGCCATGGATAACTTGTATGCTGAAAAAAAAATAGATTGGGAGACGGTTCCTGAAGCTTATCTTCGCGTTCTATTCTCACAGAAATGTTCACAATTATTGTTTCCTTTTTCGAAAGAAGAGATGTCAGTAACTGTAGATAATATCTGTTTAGGAGAGCAGAAAAAAGTTAGTTATCCCTTTGTTAATACCTCAATAGGAGATGTATTTATTTGCTCTTTTGAGGGGCATTATGAATGGATGTTGTCCTCAAAAAATGAAATAAATGCTATTGCTCAATTCCAGCTCGGTAATAGCAAAATGTCTGTTTCGTTATTAAAAACCCTTTCTTTGGGCGATATTTTGCTGATTGATAGTATTGATTCTTCACTGATTATTGGTGAAAAAAAATGGATGAGTTATCAATGGCAAGAAGGAGAAAATACGGTGGTTTTAGAAGAAGAGTTGCTGAATAATGAAGTAGAGAAAGAAGCATTAATAGACGATATTGATACAAATATAGCGACACAAGACAATAGGGATTTAAAATCAATTGGTACTATTCCCATCACCCTGTCTTTTTTACTCGAAAGTAAAGTATTACCTATTGAGGAAATTGAAAAACTAGCTATAGGGCAACAAATTATATTATCTGATAATGCCTCACGACATATTACATTAGTTGTTAATGGTGTTGCTATTGCTCAAGGGGAATTAATTAAAGTGGGTGAACGATTAGCTGTGGAAATTCAACGTTCCCATTTATTGCAAGACTAA
- a CDS encoding type III secretion protein, producing MRLPLNQQVLMNAIAKRQQRIEIEQQKYQQLIKEAEDKKKEQMLLASALENEVPMYEKAGHYSTLSLNQQKRKQAIVLVSLNISITQIKEIEYQLEKLKKGSLKLQKEREVVIKKQNKMKLYLERKALEKELYIERLEQNEIQEMVLYDINKD from the coding sequence ATGCGCTTACCTCTTAATCAACAGGTATTGATGAATGCTATTGCTAAGCGCCAGCAAAGAATAGAAATAGAGCAACAAAAGTATCAACAGTTAATAAAAGAAGCTGAAGACAAGAAAAAAGAACAAATGTTATTAGCTTCTGCGCTGGAAAATGAAGTCCCTATGTATGAAAAGGCAGGGCATTATTCTACTCTTTCGTTAAATCAACAAAAACGTAAACAAGCTATTGTCTTAGTGTCATTGAATATTTCTATTACTCAAATTAAGGAAATAGAGTATCAATTAGAAAAATTAAAAAAAGGAAGCCTAAAGTTACAAAAAGAAAGGGAAGTGGTGATCAAAAAACAAAATAAAATGAAGCTTTATCTTGAAAGAAAAGCATTAGAGAAAGAGTTATATATTGAAAGATTAGAACAGAACGAAATACAGGAGATGGTATTGTATGATATTAATAAAGACTGA
- the sctN gene encoding type III secretion system ATPase SctN yields the protein MNNVFSIFHHAAHPMRIQGNILEVTLRDVFIGEICLLKDSIINGHIIGEAIVIGFRNGITILSMMGSSQGYSLQIIVVPTGNAFSVALSPNVLGSMIDIKGNYLLRFSNKKIEEENFYSYLPIDGHPPLFSERRPITTIFESGVRAVDGLLSCGLGQRMGIFASAGTGKTMLMNMFIRFSQADVFVIGLIGERGREITEFVEELKADKRCEKTVLICSTSDQPAIERCNAALVATTVAEYFREQGKNVVLFIDSMTRYCRALRDVALTAGELPVRKGYPASVFDKLPAILERPGVTQKGSITAFYTVLLESDDEPDAIGEEIRSILDGHIYLSRKIAASGHYPAIDILGSVSRIFQQVTHVEQQKAALKIRQILMRLQDIKLLQEVGEYRAGENELNDLAVNKQSAIEAFLVQSFKEKADFQQTLNQLYALTS from the coding sequence ATGAACAATGTATTTTCAATATTTCATCACGCGGCTCATCCTATGCGAATACAAGGTAATATTCTTGAAGTTACGCTGCGAGATGTATTTATTGGAGAAATTTGTCTATTAAAAGATTCAATCATTAATGGTCATATTATTGGTGAAGCGATCGTGATTGGTTTCCGCAATGGTATTACGATTTTAAGTATGATGGGAAGTTCGCAAGGTTATTCTTTGCAAATAATCGTAGTACCGACGGGAAATGCTTTTTCAGTCGCTTTAAGCCCCAATGTTTTAGGGAGTATGATTGATATTAAAGGTAACTATTTATTACGCTTTAGTAATAAAAAAATAGAAGAAGAAAACTTCTATTCATATTTACCTATTGATGGTCATCCTCCCTTATTTAGTGAAAGGCGTCCTATCACCACAATTTTTGAATCAGGTGTTCGTGCAGTTGATGGATTATTAAGTTGTGGGTTAGGGCAACGAATGGGAATTTTTGCCAGTGCTGGAACGGGTAAAACAATGCTTATGAATATGTTTATCCGTTTTTCTCAAGCTGATGTTTTTGTTATCGGGTTAATTGGTGAAAGAGGACGTGAAATCACAGAGTTTGTCGAGGAATTAAAAGCAGATAAACGATGCGAAAAAACAGTATTAATTTGCTCAACCTCAGATCAACCCGCAATAGAGCGTTGTAATGCAGCATTAGTTGCCACTACAGTTGCTGAATACTTCCGAGAACAAGGCAAGAATGTCGTATTATTTATTGACTCAATGACACGTTATTGCCGAGCTTTAAGGGATGTTGCTCTTACGGCAGGCGAACTTCCTGTTCGCAAAGGTTATCCTGCTTCTGTGTTTGATAAATTGCCCGCGATCTTAGAAAGACCAGGAGTGACTCAAAAAGGTTCAATCACGGCATTTTACACTGTCTTGCTTGAAAGTGATGATGAGCCTGATGCTATAGGAGAAGAAATTCGTTCTATTTTAGATGGACATATTTATCTTTCACGAAAAATTGCCGCTTCGGGTCATTATCCTGCGATTGATATTTTAGGCAGTGTAAGCCGTATTTTTCAGCAAGTAACCCATGTTGAGCAGCAAAAAGCAGCCTTGAAAATAAGACAAATATTGATGCGTTTACAGGATATTAAATTATTACAAGAGGTGGGTGAATATCGTGCGGGTGAAAATGAGTTAAACGATCTTGCTGTAAATAAACAATCAGCAATAGAGGCTTTTCTTGTTCAATCTTTCAAAGAAAAAGCCGATTTTCAACAAACTTTGAATCAACTTTATGCGCTTACCTCTTAA